A window of Narcine bancroftii isolate sNarBan1 chromosome 6, sNarBan1.hap1, whole genome shotgun sequence genomic DNA:
TCCTTCTTAGCCATAGGACCATACTCCATGCCAGAATACTGATTTCTGTGACGTCCCTGTTAagtcctttccccccctcccccaacagtatccaaaatggtatacttgttattgaggggaacgacCACAGGGTGCCCTGCCCTACCTgcttgttccctttccctctcctgactgtcacccatctaccctcctcctgcctcctaagtGGAATAGTGTCCCTGTACCTTCGGACTATCACCTCCTCTGCCCCCTGACTCCAGCTCCAGTCCCTTaacatccaactccagctcctgtcccttaaCTCTTCTTGTCagtagctgcagctggatgcacttctcacaggtgAAGTTGTCAGGGAAACTGCTGGCtctctgatgacccacattctgcaagaggagcattcccctgccttggctgctatTCCCACGGTCCATgactagacaaaaaaaaaatgatatctaAAAACTGGCATTATACTGCTGCACTATGTATGTATTGACTAACTGGATggcacacaaaacaaactttctcccaAGACCTTGTCATGAAGGTGATCACACCCCATCCTTGTAGCACAGAACCCAGGCCTTGGCCAGATACCCAGAGAGTGAATCAGTGAAGTTTTTCGTGAACTGTCCAGCAGGGAAGAGGTGATAGAGAGAAGTGGGAAATACGGGAACTTGCATGGATTCGGGAAGCAGGGAAACACGGGAACGCACGTGGATTCGGGAAGCGGGAAACATGGGGACGTGTGCGGATTTGGGAAGCGGGAAACACAGGGACGTGCGCGGATTCGGGAAGTGGGAAACACAGGGACGCGCATGGATTCAGGAAGTGGGAAACACAGGAACGCACGTGGATTCAGGAAGTGGGAAACACGTGGACGCATGCAGATTTGGGAAGCGGGATACACAGAAGTGCGCTGATTTGGGAAGTCTGAATCACTGGGACACACATAGATTCTGGAAGGTTTTCATTTAATTCTCAATATGCAGTGAATTATATGGACTCcagcatctgtcttcaccagacCACGACGACAAGCAAGAGGCCAGGAGTCCAGCAGAGCGGACCAGTCCCAAAGGGGAAGTGTCTCCCCTGGCCGTAGGATAATTTCTCCCAATCAAGgggatgaggtagggaaggggcCAGCCATTCCGGGGTGAGCTGTGCTCCGGGACTCTCAGCCACCTCCTTCCACACGCTGGACCAAGCGCATGATGTCTTCGGCCATCAGTTCCGGCTCCTCAAAGGCAGCGAAGTGTCCTCCCCGCGACATGTAGGAGTAGGACACTATGTTGTGGTACCTCTGCTTGGCCCAGGCCAGGGGCACATGCATCAACTCATTGGGAAAGGCGGCCAGTCCCACCGGGACACGCACTGCAACCCTGGATGGGGTTAAGGGAAAGGAGGAGATGAGCTCAGTGGCTGGTAGATTCAAAATGGGGGCGGGGAATAGCTGGCAGACCTTCCCTCAATGTGGCCAaggaacgggggtgggggggggaaagcctGCTCAGGGAAACCAACAACCCTGTTCCAGAGCAACAAAATGTCCCAACAAAAGCCTCAGCAAAGAATGATGAACAGCAAGCACGTTCCAGGCCCCCACCTACacaggttgggccaaagggcctttctgTGTTGCATCATTCCAGGACCCACCTCTCTGTGTATTAAAAACCGACTGATCTCCTGGGAACATTCCCACTCTCTTCTCAAATCAATGCCCCCTCGTATTTGACCACCAGGTGAAAGTCCCTATCCATGCATTTggaaccctcctcagcctccgaAGTGCAGCTCGCACTCTCTCTATCAGGCCACATACCGGCGATGgtcttcagcaccctctccacagcctcCTGACTGCCCTGTCAGTGCAataaccagaactcccaaagCAGCCTGGCCACTGTAACGTGACCGCCAGGCCCTGGTGTTCAATGCCTGTCCCAATGAAGGCTGCTTTTACTACACCTTCCTCACCACCTGGTCTACGTGGGAGTTTGGACTcagacccccagatccctctgctctgctGTAATTTGACCTCCTAAAGTGCCACACCTCAAACTTGtccggattaaactccatctgcagtTTCTCTGCCCAACTGATCGATCTCCTGCTGTATGCTCTGACAACCTTCCTCAACGACCACAACTCCACAACTCGGCAGACTTACTCATCAGCCCGCCTACATTTTCACCCAGATATGGCAATCCAGAAACAAACAGCAGGTAACCCACACTCCCCtatgttcctctctctctcccacatctCCTGGCCTTTGGTTATCTTTTCCATCTCCTCTCCTCTGCCCATATGCTGAATTCAGAAACCTCTTCCTCCAGGTTCCACCTAtcatcaccccctccccaacTGGTTACACCGATCACCttccagcctctctctctctcactcacttccTGTTACCTGTCTGACTTCCCTCTGCATTCCCAATCCTGATACAGGGTCTCGGCATAAAAAAGCCCATCATTCTTTCACTTCCACAAGTGCTGCCTGACCCCTGAATTCGTCCAGTGACTTCCATTTCCATCTAGCATTGATCCCCTTGGATGGCCGCTGGTTGCAGACCACCCCCACCCTCTGTCCTCCCTACTAAGCACTTTGTTTCCAACGTAAACTCACTGAGGACCATTTGCCACTTAACTGTTTTGATCAGCCACAGTGGACCTTCCAACAATTCCTGAAAGTAGACAACATCAATAGCCCTTCCCTCATCAACCATCTTTGTCACCTGCTCAGAACATTCTCAAAAGAGTGAGGCAGGGCCTCCCTGCACAAGCCCATACTGGCTATCTCTGAcgtccacactttcactttgaaTCTTCTTCTATAATTTCCCCACCCCTCATGTAAGGGTTATCATCCACAACTTCCTGGTTGTCCCTGTTGCCCTCTGTGAACATCGACCACGTTCCTGGCACTGAACCAGTGGCTAATGAGCCCACAAGGATCTCTGTCAAACCCCGGAAATCTCCTCAGCATCAGCAGTAGATGCCATCAGGGTCTGgggacttcactctgtgtctgaccccagaagtgtgtgatgggacatccGCCTGAATGTTTCTCAATAAACAAAATGCCTCCTCCTTAATGTTAATGTGGTGCAGAATCTGAACACATCCCACCTTCACCTCACAATCCTCATCCTCCATCTGACTCGCCAAAGGCATTCCTGGCTCCTTccagcctccctcctttcttgttGGTACCTTTCTTCTTTCGTGTCCCTCACAGGCCTCATCTGATTATCAGACATTTCCTTTTTAACTAAGTTTACAACACCCATGTCCCCCAACGTTCCCGAAACTTGTCGTTGTTATTTCTCAACAGATCAGACATGTGCTCTGGGAGTGGCTGTGGCAGTGTTCGGCAAAGGCCAAAAAGGGGTGAGAACTCACATATTcccgggtcagacacagtgtgaagctccctccccaccatcctgtcacacactcccggggtcagacacagagtgaagctccatccacacagtcccatcacacactcccggggtcagacacagagtgaagctccctccacgctgtcccatcacacacccccgggatcagacacagagtgaagctccatccacacagtcccatcacacactcctggggtcagaaacagagtgaagctccatccacatcatcccatcacacactcccggggtcagacacaaagttaaactccctccacaccgtcccatcacactcccggagtcagatacagagtgaagctccgtccgcccagtcccatcacacactcctggggtgagacacagagtgaagctccctccacactcatGAAATCTCCTGCTCAATATGTTGTTCTTACTGTGGGAACAACTCCCATTTCCAGTGTATCTATCCAAATGCAGTGGACACAGCAAGGGCTTTTGAGCCCCAGATGATAGGGGAAGGAACTCTACCTAGCCAGTCCCACAGTGGGAGCACACATCACTTACTTGTTATCAATCCTGTCCCTGAAGTTCCCACTCAGGTTCTCCTTGTACATCCGCATCGAGGAGGTGATGGAGCCCGTCACCCAGTAGATCATAACGTTTGTCAGCAGCTCGTCCAGAGAGAACTTCCTGCATTTGGGACATAGTGCGGTGAAAGACAAGGTGGTCAGTCACCTGTCTGTCTAAAACCCATCCTGCTGGAGCccactcaccaccaccttctgagcACGGGATGGCTCCTCACTCCCGACCCTGCCCATCGATGAACCTTCACCCACGGGACTACTCTTCGATCCAACCTGACTGTGATCCTTTCTCACTGCTGAACCCCAGCAGGCAGGGCATGGGGGACAAGAGTGTTCAGGTTCAGGGCGTGGGGGTCAGGGGTGTACAGGCACAGGGTGCAGGGGTGCCAGGGTGTACGGGTGTGGTGCTGGGTGGGGTCAAGGTGTAcggctgcggggggggggggtcagggtgTATGGGCACGGTAAGGGGGGTCAGGGTCTACAGCGGGTCAGGTGTacaggtggggaggaggggagaagggggagagggaaagaaagagggagagtgagggagaggagagagaggggaatgggggagagggggacagGTAGAGAGGGGAGTGAGAAAGAGGGGGAAAGAAGGAAGGTGAGAGGTGGcagagaggggtgtgggggacaaggagggggaaaggagaaaagggtgagggggaggggagagaggggatcagCGTGGGAGTGGCACAGGGGTAGGAACAgagcaggaggggagggggaaggggcaaaGGGTCAAGGGTCAAGGGGGAAGGGGCAAAGGGtcaagggggaagggaagaattGCTCACCTAACCAACCCGCCATCCTCCAGATCCCGGAAACCCATGTTGGTCCAACTGGAAAACTTCTCCAGGATGTAAGCGGCCAGACCCACAGGGGAGTCGGTGAGGGCACAGCCTGGGGAAGGAGCAGAGGGTGAATCTCAGTCCTAGGGGGCAGGGCTGAATCCCAGTTCCCGGTATGGCTGATTGGGAAACTCCTGGATTAGACCCCAGTGTGTCCAAGACAGGGAAATCCTGGATTAGACCCCAGTTTGTCCCTGGACTGTAAACTCCTGGACGAGACCCCGGTGTGTCCCTGGACTGGAAACTCTCGGATTAGACCCTAGTGTGTCCAGGACAGGGAACTCCTGGATTAGATCCCAGAGTGTCGAGGACAGGGCACTTCTGGATTACACCCCGGTGTGTCCCTGGACTTGAAACTCTTGGATTGGACCCCATTGTGTCCAGGACAGGGAACTCCTGGATTAGATCCTAGAGTGTCTAGAACAGGGAACTCCTGGATTAGACCCCGGTGTGTCCAGGACAGGGAACTCCTGGATTAGATCCCAGTGTGTCCTTGGACAGGGAACCCCTGGATTAGATCCCAGAGTGTCTAGGACAGGGAACTCCTGGATTAGACCCCAGTGTGTCACTGGGCTGGAAACTCCTGGATTAGACCCTGGTGTGTCCAGGACAGGGAAATCCTGCATTAGACCCATGTGTCCTTGGACAGGGAATTCCTGGATTAGACCCCAGTGTGTCCAGGACAGGGAACTCCTGGATTAGATCCCAGAGTGTCTAGGACAGGGAACTCCTGGATTAGACCCTGGTGTGTCCAGGACAGGGAAATCCTGCATTAGACCCATGTGTCCTTGGACAGGGAACTCTTGGATTAGACCCCAGTGTATCCAGGACAGGGAACTCTTGGATTAGACCCCAGTGTGTCCAGGACAAGGAACTCCTGGATTAGATTCCTGGTGTGGCCCGAGACTAGGAACTCCTGGATTAGATCCCTGGTGTGTCCATGTACTGGAAACTCCTGGATTAGACCTGGTGTGTTCCTTGACCAGGAACTCCTGGATTAGACCCCAGTGTGTCCTGGGATTGTTGCCAGGACCAACCCAGGGTTTACCTAGTGTGTCTGGCTTGGTTCCTTGGATGTGCATGTATCCTGACTCCCTCAGCAACATGTAGACGTTCCTCTTGATGTATGGGTACATCCGTTTGACGTCGATCTCCGTCAGCCCAGCGAGGGAGGGCAGGTAGGGACCCAGCAACAGGCTGGGCAGCAAGGAACACCCCATCCGCGAGATGGGGAAGAAGTTCAGGTGGATTCCCTTCACCGTCCTGTGGGGAGTTCTTCAGAGTTAATTAGGGAGGGGGCAGGATGAACCGGGGAGAGGAATGGGGAGgagaaaatgggggggggggagaaaacagaGGGGCAAAATGGAGAGGGAGCGGAGAAAACGTGGGGGTCAGAGAAAACAGGGAGGAGCGGAGAAATGGAAGGACGGAGAAAGCGGGGAATGGGTGGAGAAAACGGGGTGGGtgtggagaatggggagggggcggAGAACTGGGAGAAAATGTGGAGGGGTGTAGAAAACAGCGAGGGGTGGAGAAAACGGGCGGGTGGAGAAAACAGGGAGGGCGGAGAAAACGGGGCGGGGGAGAAAATAGGGTGGGGTGAAAAAAACGGGAAGGGGCATGGAAAACAGGGAGGGACGTGGAGGTGCAAGGTGGGTATAAGGGGGGACTGCAAGGGTGGGTacagggggtggggtgaggtATTGGGGTTGAGGGTGTGAGATAGGGGtggagtgagggggtggggggttgagggtgtgtgggtgagggTAAGGGTGAGCATGGAGGGTGAGGGTGATGAGGGTGTGGGGGGGATGAGGGGTGGGGAGTTGAGGGGGTAGGAGTAGGTTGAatgagggggtgagggtggggattGAGGGTGAGAGGGTGGGGGTGTGAGGTTGAGGGggcagtgggtgagagtgaggGGGTGGAGGTAACTGGGTGGGGGTGTGTTTgagggggtgggtgtgagagggtgagggtgagaggggtggggatgggggtgagggtggagtgaGGGAGTGGGGGTGAGAGGGTGGGGTGTAGGGGTGACTGGGTGGGGGTGTGAGATTGAGGGGGTGTGAGGTTgagggggtgggtgtgagggGTTGAGGTTgagggggtgggtgtgagggGTTAAGGTTGAGGGGttaggggtgagggggtggggacatGGGTGGACATACTCGGGCTCCATCTGGGCCATGTTGGTGGCGATGAGGGAGCCCCAGTCACCGCCCTGGATGTAGAACTTGCGCTGGCCCAGACGCCGCATCAATTTATGGAAAATGCGAGCTGCTGCCATCGAGTCAAAGCCTGCGGACAGGAACATGTTACAGCAGCCTCAGAGAGATCCCCACTCCACTCAGACCCCTGCACTGACCCCACATCTCTGCTTGGACCCTCACAGAGACCCCCTCCCACACTCATGCGGACCCCCACAcagaccccctcccccactccgcTCAGACCCCTAAAATCCCCATCCCAACCCTCCACCTGAGTCTGGGACCCTGTGTCCCTGCCCCAGGGTGGGATGTCCACCCCCGCAGTCTGCGACACCCACACCCCACTGTCTCCACCCATCTGAGACCCCCAGTTTGGGAcgtccagccccccccccccacccacaccatgTTTCTGCCTCTAGCTGATCAAATCCCCACCcaccctaccctgtgttcccctacAACCCATTCTGGGTCACCCACCTTGTTTGTGTGGTGCCTCGGAGAAGCCGTACCCTGGAATGGAGGGACACACCACTTGGAAGACAGGCCCCGGACCACCTGCATCCGTCAGCCGTGAGACCACCTTGTAGAACTCATAGAAGGATCCAGGCCAACCGTGGATCATCATCAGTGGCTGCGCAGTGCGGTCAGGGGGCAGCTCCACTGGCTTCACCAAAATGAAGTGCACCAGGATCCCTGCCAGACAACAGCAGCGTCAAGACTAGCCTGGTCCtgcacaggcctttcagcccatcagccccctccccacccaatccCAGCAACGCCCCTCCCCTGTCTGCCTCAAGGCCCAGTGTGTGCCAGATCTCACCACTGCCTCTGCAACTTGGACTAAATCCCgcctgccacttctctgccattTCGCCACCGTCCACAACTCTTCTGATCGTCTGCAGACTCACTCATCCATACCCACCTTTTTCATCACAAATAggccactatctcagaggatctttcctggacccaacacactaataacatcgtgaagaaagcacgtcagcacctcgacttccgccagagtttgtggaggtttggtatgacatcggaaaccctggcaaatttctacagaggtgtgattaaaaagtgtgctgactggctgtatcatagTCTAGTGTAGGAATATCAATGCCCCTCAGCGTAAAGCCCTCCCcaccagcccaggacatcacaccatcgagaacatctactgggAACGCTACTGTCGGAGGgcggcagcgatcatcaaggatccccaccatccAGCCCATCCTCTGCTGCTGCCACttggaaagaggtacaagtgccagCACCATCAGGATCAGGAACATCAGCTCCCCCTTCACTGTCAGACCcctcaataaactcaatcagactcatttaaggactcgtgcaCTTTTATTTATTTCTGCGTTGTACAATTTATTTGCAGTTCCTtcttgttcacatttctctctttaaTACATGAGGacaattttttgcaccaccagtaCGTAAAAtttctacctggcccacaggaaaaggaatctcagggttgtatgatatcatctatgtactctgacaagaaattggAACTTTGAACAGTGGTCCCAACAGTAATCCCTGAGGACCAACACTGGTGACAAGCCTTCAGCCTGAGAAACACCCTTCCACCAGTACCCTCTGTCTTCTacaggtgtggtgatatgtatatactgttctgtataagtggctggcccgcccactgacgACTCGACCCCATATAACCCCTCCCCCGTGACCCTGGCCATAAAGCtcgacctccctgcccccttccattaaTTTGAGCACATGGGAattctaatgtgtattaaagccttatcgttcctcactcagtctttggagtcattgacaaTGCACATCAACGGGCCAGTCGATATCATATCCAAACGATCACCTCACCACGGACCCCGTGCATCTACACCTTTAGAATCAGCTTCCCATGAGGGACctgactgaagtccatgtagacaacatccaccactctTCCCTCATCGACCTTCTGTCACCTCCTCTAACCCCTCAGTCATGACCTGCCCGCACAAAACCATGATGACTGTCCCTGATCTGACCAGGCCTTTCCAAATGTGCATTAGTTCAATCCTTGAGTATCTTTTCCAATAGTTCCCTTCCACGGGTATGTGACTCTAATTTCCTGGATCTTTTCTTTCTTGAAGATACCACATCAGCTACTCTGAAAAccccctggcagaaatattttaaatgggaGCCATCACATGATGCCGTAGGGACCTAACCCTCCTGGAAAAGTAGTAGAAAAATTAAAGTATGTCTTTGGTAACAGAAAGGGTAAAATTAAGAAGAAGCCCACTTGACCACAAAGGGGCTAAAGTTTTATTCTACCCTGATATACATGCAGATTTATTAAAAAGAGAAGAATTTAATCCGGTTAAGAAGGTTCTATGGGAAAAAGGATATCAGTTCGTATTACGCCATCTAGCCACCTTGAAGATCTTCATACCTGGTGGAAGAAATAAATTCTTTTTGAGCTTTGTGCAAGCTGAAGAATTCGCACAAAATCTCTTGGGAGTTCAGGAGGAATGAAGACTAAGAAGACTTGCTGATGTCTTGTTTCTTTGATGGATTAAATTTGTCTGGTACAAAATTGTGGTTCACACAAGCCAGAGAAATGCAGAATATTTTGTCAATACTTTATTtaatttatgggttttttttctcataaagtttgaaataagatttaaagaattaaagaaaaatgtacCAGAAGGGTTTGGGAGGGGAGATGGTTCAGAGTTCTAATGGATCACGTGTGTAATTGTGACTCGTCATGGCCTGTAAAATAGAGGGGGGTGGTGTCGGACTTTATTATTACGACACACACTATATTCCAAGTTACAAGTTTAATTATAAGTATACAGACCCTGTTCTGGTgactgtatttttctttctttttctatcgGGATTgctggaggaggagcttgcaaGCTCTCTGGGTTCGGATTGACAGAGTTGAGGAAGGATGGTTCTCAggcagaggtggaggaaagaGTGGCTTATTCAGATGAGAGTAATACAGTGAAATTTGTAAATTACAATGTGTGGCAATTTTAGTGAAAAAGAATGTAAGAGTGTAAAgaatgtaaaagaaaaaaaatgtagtaaCAGACCCTGCTGGGGGATGTTGTCAAATATTTTTGGAATGATGGACTCTTCTGAACCTGTATGCACCAAACATAGATGCTGagagatttattcaagaaactTTTTTCAATTTTAATAGACTTTAATTTCTGACTAGACCCAATCTTAGATAGAACTGCAAGAGGAGTAGTGAGAACCAAAGGAGCAAAAGGTACATTGGGATTAATGAGAGGCTTGAAAGACTTAATAGATGTGTGGAGGAGAATCCAACCTGGAGACAGAGACTATTccttttattcaaatagacattATTCTTTCTCCAGAATTGATCTATTTTTAATATCTGTGCAAATATAAGGCAGGATATTAGATGTTGAATATAAAACGAGAGTTTTATCTGACAATTTTCCCCCCTAGTAATGACGATTGTGATGCCTGATAAAGAAAAATCAGTTTATAGATTGTGATggtgtaatgggggggggggggggcgtattACACTGACCatttgctattggctatggctgtagagatactccaccctactggtataacagatggttgAGATAGATCAAGATACCACCCGAGCTGGAGAAAGttttcaccactggctccagtgttttgaagcaAACATGCGAGTAAACAACATTGTGCAAGACGCAGCGAAAACGGACATTCTTGTGGCC
This region includes:
- the LOC138737241 gene encoding epoxide hydrolase 1-like, with amino-acid sequence MLFIIFTVALGGLLLWYWFLQENPKTIPEGDGWWGEGDRPEQEKDEEIQPFKIEVSEQMIQDLHHRLDNTRFTPSLEDSRFHYGFNSAYLGKVVSYWRNDYDWRKQVEHLNIFPHFQTKIEGILVHFILVKPVELPPDRTAQPLMMIHGWPGSFYEFYKVVSRLTDAGGPGPVFQVVCPSIPGYGFSEAPHKQGFDSMAAARIFHKLMRRLGQRKFYIQGGDWGSLIATNMAQMEPETVKGIHLNFFPISRMGCSLLPSLLLGPYLPSLAGLTEIDVKRMYPYIKRNVYMLLRESGYMHIQGTKPDTLGCALTDSPVGLAAYILEKFSSWTNMGFRDLEDGGLVRKFSLDELLTNVMIYWVTGSITSSMRMYKENLSGNFRDRIDNKVAVRVPVGLAAFPNELMHVPLAWAKQRYHNIVSYSYMSRGGHFAAFEEPELMAEDIMRLVQRVEGGG